A stretch of DNA from Desulfomicrobium macestii:
ACCGGCCAGAACGCCCTGTCCCAGGTCAAGCTCTTTTCCCAGGCATCGCCCGTGGACGAGATCGTGCTGACCAAGCTGGACGGTACGGCCAAGGGCGGAATCATCGTGGCCATCGCGCTCGAATTCAAGATCCCCATCAGCTTTGTCGGCCTTGGTGAAAAAATGGAAGACCTGCGCCCCTTCTCGGGCCAGGAATTCGCCAGCGCCCTTTTCGATTAAACCCGCGCGGGCAGGGGTCACCCTGCCCGCTTCACTATCCTTCGGTCGGGGGCGTCGCGGACAACGCCTTACGCAGCTTCTCCACCCTGCGCCGATTCGCCCCCATGTCCCACCAACCGACCCGAGACGCCGACCGAACCTGAACGACGTCGCCGTCTTGCCTGCACTCCAGATCATCCACAAAGCCGAAGATGCGGGAACGAAATGTCGCGTGCAGATACCCCGTTTCCTCGCCCTCGATACTCCCGCCCAGGGAAACTATGGCCAGGCGCAGACGCTCCCATCCATCTTCACCCTGCACAACGAACGGCGGCACATCGCCTCCGGGCGCCTCCGACGAGATGCAGTTGGGAGAGGCCGGGCATGGCCGCAGGCGGCCGTTCTCAAGCCCTTTACCGGCAGCCGCGGAACAGGATGCAAGGCCAAGACAGACAAGGATCGCCAGACAGGATTTTTTCATACGCTTTCCCCCGTTGTTTCACGGTTTGGCTTCCCCGGATGGCAGGATGCGGAATTTTGGCGGATCCCGATCGGAATCGAAATCCGAAGCGAGGCTCTCAACCAGTTCGTGATCGACGCAGGGCCAATCGGGCAAGAAAGCTGCCTCGAAACCCGGCATCTCAAGACGCCAGTGATGCAGATAAAGCCCGCCGGGTTCACCCACGCCGTAGACCGGATCACCGATCAGCGCGTGCCCGGCATGGGCCAGATGGGCGCGAATCTGATGTCTGCGGCCCTTCAGGATTCTCACCAGCAGCAACGTGTCGTCCCCGACCTGGCACACCGCGCGGGCCCGGGTCCAGCGCAGGGGTTCGTCCTCTTCCGTGGTCACACGCACGACACGGCGCTTGTCATCCAGAATCCGCTCCCTTGAATCCAGACCCTGAACGACGCCACGGGCCAAAGCCAGGTACCACTTGCGGACCTGCCCGGCGTCCTGCCAGGTCTTGTATGCCGCCGCGGATTGCTGATCGCCGGCGGCCAGGACCAGCCCGCTGGTCAGATGGTCCAGACGGTTGAGCAGCTCCCAGCCCTCAAGCCCGAGCCCGGGCAGGCAAGACTCAAGACACGAAGCCCCCCGACCCGCCACCGTATGCAGGCCGCCCGGCTTGAACAGTGCCGCGAAACTCTCATTGCGGGCCACAAGACGGACATCGTGACAGGTCGGAGCGGCATCCTCGGGCATCGAGACAAGGACGTGCTGACCAGGCCGTACGAGCGCGCCCTTGGCGCACGGCCGGTCATCGACCAGGACGTGGCCGGCCTCGATGAGGGCCCGGCAGCGCCGGACGCCAAAACCCAGTTGCCGGGCCAGGGCCTTGTCCAGTCGGACCGGCGGAAGGTCTTCGGAATAAAAAAAGGAGTTTGTCATGAAGATGCCGGTGAATCAGGCCGCAAGCCGAAAACATCGGCCTGGCCCCGAGACCCTTGGTAATGAAGTGACGCGACCAGGCCTCACTGCCGAGGAAAGCCGGGCTGCTCCTGTTCGACGATGGACATCCAGGTCGCGGTGAGATCCTTGTCCCACTGCGTGCCCGCGCCCCG
This window harbors:
- a CDS encoding DUF1499 domain-containing protein — its product is MKKSCLAILVCLGLASCSAAAGKGLENGRLRPCPASPNCISSEAPGGDVPPFVVQGEDGWERLRLAIVSLGGSIEGEETGYLHATFRSRIFGFVDDLECRQDGDVVQVRSASRVGWWDMGANRRRVEKLRKALSATPPTEG
- a CDS encoding pseudouridine synthase, which translates into the protein MTNSFFYSEDLPPVRLDKALARQLGFGVRRCRALIEAGHVLVDDRPCAKGALVRPGQHVLVSMPEDAAPTCHDVRLVARNESFAALFKPGGLHTVAGRGASCLESCLPGLGLEGWELLNRLDHLTSGLVLAAGDQQSAAAYKTWQDAGQVRKWYLALARGVVQGLDSRERILDDKRRVVRVTTEEDEPLRWTRARAVCQVGDDTLLLVRILKGRRHQIRAHLAHAGHALIGDPVYGVGEPGGLYLHHWRLEMPGFEAAFLPDWPCVDHELVESLASDFDSDRDPPKFRILPSGEAKP